In Nitrospinota bacterium, the following proteins share a genomic window:
- a CDS encoding flagellin, producing the protein MALRVNTNAVALAAQRNLGISSRGLEGSLKRLSSGLRINSAADDAAGLSIVNKLRAQLGGVRVASLNTAQGASLGQVAEGAATEISNILVRLRELAVSAASDQNDSAARTALDSERSALESEIDRIADDTTFNAVGLVDGSFGVSLSSQGASITAAVGIQSIEITGAAASTTFTLSAATATSVTIQDANTTQVVSFNAGDIDAEGETKKLNFTDLGLSITINAAYDSTNLGGSMAANTIVTGVASAQDFQVAAFANQNISLSLGDLTTTGLSVTGNVTSKSNANSYITTIDAAIDTVNTTLGNIGAFKNRMDFAAANLASSVENVASVESTIRDADIAEETTEFTRNQILVQAGVSILAQANISSQSALALLQ; encoded by the coding sequence ATGGCTCTACGAGTAAACACTAATGCGGTGGCGTTAGCCGCCCAGAGGAACTTGGGCATCTCCAGCAGGGGATTGGAAGGGTCTCTGAAGAGACTTTCCAGCGGTCTTCGCATTAATAGCGCTGCAGACGATGCCGCGGGCCTCTCCATCGTCAACAAGCTGCGCGCTCAGCTGGGCGGGGTGAGGGTGGCGAGCCTCAACACGGCCCAGGGCGCGTCCCTGGGTCAAGTTGCTGAGGGTGCCGCGACCGAGATTTCCAATATCTTGGTCCGGCTCCGTGAGCTAGCGGTGTCGGCCGCCTCCGACCAGAACGACTCCGCTGCACGAACGGCTCTGGACTCCGAGCGCTCTGCGCTTGAGTCCGAAATCGACCGAATCGCCGACGACACCACATTCAACGCAGTGGGTCTGGTGGACGGCTCCTTCGGCGTGAGCCTCTCCAGCCAGGGGGCCAGCATCACTGCCGCGGTCGGCATTCAGTCGATCGAAATCACCGGCGCTGCGGCCAGCACGACCTTCACCCTCTCCGCTGCCACCGCAACGTCGGTTACCATTCAGGATGCCAACACCACTCAGGTGGTGTCGTTTAACGCCGGCGACATCGATGCCGAAGGCGAGACGAAAAAGCTCAACTTCACCGATCTGGGGCTGTCCATCACCATCAACGCCGCTTACGACTCGACCAATCTTGGTGGCTCTATGGCGGCCAACACCATCGTGACTGGGGTTGCCTCAGCTCAGGACTTCCAGGTCGCCGCCTTCGCCAACCAGAACATCTCCCTTTCGCTGGGCGACCTGACGACGACCGGCCTCAGCGTCACGGGCAACGTGACCAGCAAATCTAACGCCAACAGCTACATCACCACGATTGACGCCGCCATTGACACCGTCAACACGACGTTGGGCAATATCGGCGCGTTCAAGAACCGGATGGACTTCGCCGCGGCCAACCTCGCAAGTAGCGTCGAGAACGTGGCTTCGGTTGAGTCCACCATTAGGGATGCCGACATCGCCGAGGAGACCACGGAGTTCACGAGGAATCAGATCCTGGTCCAGGCTGGTGTCTCCATCCTTGCGCAGGCCAATATCTCGTCTCAGTCGGCATTGGCACTGCTGCAGTAA
- a CDS encoding GAF domain-containing sensor histidine kinase, with the protein MARRRDRGKRARMLNSMVSFLLQPLPGGEPVAVAAALAELAEPLWGVTLVIMWSVDEVSGQLQLAGVSGADRNRVEEVLRADEPFVKELMDGGKPVVVKDLSRETGWGNRELLDITAHEALLGAPVVVDGRPVGVFVLLSSNPDRFTPWDESVLEIFARHLATAWEVSLTRGALKKTKEKLILTERFELLAKSAVGKAHDFNNFLGLVLGNLYLLRPRLDPSDREAFRIIDVMEQTIMGATNTIKSLQELTSKTAESPRVVTPVDLNEVAEDVLEMLRVKFKEALAKGISIEVQKRLQLKRSVLADPATLREALLNVVLNSIHAMPMGGRLTLRTWEGSGTVHLAVSDTGVGMSQEVRSRIFEPFFSTKVGVGVGMGMAMTHDLIKSQQGEVEVKSEVGQGTTVLISLPKVAEHVG; encoded by the coding sequence GCGGGGAGCCGGTGGCGGTAGCAGCGGCGCTCGCTGAGCTGGCAGAGCCTCTCTGGGGGGTTACTCTGGTAATCATGTGGAGCGTGGATGAGGTCTCAGGGCAGCTCCAGCTTGCTGGAGTCTCCGGAGCGGACCGCAATAGAGTCGAGGAGGTGCTCAGGGCTGACGAGCCTTTCGTAAAAGAGCTTATGGATGGGGGGAAACCCGTCGTTGTGAAGGACCTTTCTAGAGAGACTGGTTGGGGAAATCGGGAGCTCCTCGATATCACGGCCCATGAAGCCCTCCTAGGAGCTCCGGTTGTGGTGGATGGACGGCCTGTAGGGGTGTTTGTGCTTTTGAGCTCCAACCCCGATCGGTTCACCCCTTGGGACGAATCCGTCTTGGAGATATTCGCCCGGCATCTGGCCACGGCCTGGGAGGTTTCCCTGACTCGGGGGGCATTGAAAAAGACCAAGGAGAAGCTAATCCTAACCGAAAGGTTTGAGCTGCTCGCAAAGAGCGCTGTGGGAAAAGCACACGACTTTAACAACTTCTTGGGGCTTGTCCTTGGAAACCTCTATCTTCTCCGCCCTCGGCTCGATCCCTCCGACCGGGAGGCTTTTCGTATAATCGATGTCATGGAGCAGACGATCATGGGTGCCACTAACACAATCAAGTCCCTCCAAGAGCTGACTTCCAAGACGGCGGAAAGTCCCAGGGTCGTAACACCAGTCGATTTAAACGAGGTGGCGGAGGACGTGCTGGAGATGCTCCGGGTTAAATTCAAAGAGGCTCTGGCTAAAGGCATATCCATTGAGGTCCAAAAGCGCCTACAGTTGAAGCGGTCCGTATTGGCAGATCCGGCCACGCTCAGGGAGGCCCTGCTGAACGTAGTTTTAAACTCTATCCACGCTATGCCGATGGGTGGAAGGCTGACCCTTCGAACGTGGGAGGGGAGCGGAACGGTGCACTTGGCCGTCAGCGACACCGGAGTGGGTATGTCCCAGGAAGTTCGCTCCAGGATTTTTGAGCCATTCTTCAGCACCAAGGTGGGCGTAGGCGTCGGTATGGGAATGGCAATGACGCATGACCTTATTAAATCGCAACAGGGCGAAGTTGAGGTAAAGAGCGAGGTGGGGCAAGGCACGACCGTGCTCATCTCTCTCCCCAAAGTCGCGGAGCATGTAGGATAA
- a CDS encoding tetratricopeptide repeat protein: MVERLLRPHSESRTLIGGGIDNQALMDKRTNRYMEMRGMKSIITDSDPTIEELESALVASPNDLEILYRLGICLFRANRLEEGEEAFQRLVRLDARSAKGFASLGVITWNRGEFEEAFNYFSRALELDPGDPDTLVNLGLISEQLGEIELAISLFQAYLVQSPDDNDTMARLEALRLRNGHSAESSLEASAFTN, encoded by the coding sequence ATGGTCGAGCGGCTCCTCCGCCCTCACTCTGAAAGTCGGACGTTAATCGGCGGGGGCATAGACAATCAGGCCCTCATGGATAAGAGGACGAACCGTTACATGGAGATGCGGGGTATGAAATCGATCATAACCGACAGCGACCCAACCATTGAAGAGCTGGAAAGCGCCCTTGTTGCCTCGCCCAATGACCTCGAAATCCTCTACCGGCTGGGTATTTGCCTCTTTCGGGCAAACCGCTTGGAGGAGGGTGAAGAGGCCTTCCAGCGCTTAGTGCGTTTGGACGCCCGGTCTGCCAAAGGGTTTGCCAGTCTGGGCGTTATAACCTGGAACCGGGGCGAATTCGAGGAAGCCTTCAACTACTTCTCTCGGGCGCTGGAGCTCGACCCGGGCGATCCCGACACCTTGGTGAATCTAGGCCTGATAAGTGAGCAGCTTGGAGAAATTGAGTTGGCCATCTCCTTATTCCAAGCCTACCTCGTTCAGTCTCCGGACGATAATGACACCATGGCTCGGCTTGAAGCCCTCCGCCTCCGGAACGGCCATTCGGCCGAGTCAAGCCTGGAGGCCAGCGCCTTCACAAACTAG
- the flgL gene encoding flagellar hook-associated protein FlgL translates to MRITTQMIVDSAIRQMQQNHRNLFEAQEAVSSGRSFSKPSQNPIGAEREMKLVSLLDRLDQFDRSVTSGTSFLQESERALSQVFELLSQAKDLALTQVTATADSVSRDIASQEVGSLLRQLLSEANTRQGDRFIFGGFETGSEPFDLAGTYSGDSGSIAIRIGPPNDTLNINFTGDKVFNGTGGGVDLFQTLTDLQTALSNNDTNGINLAIEQLDQGIDQTVSFQAQAGIRLNRLEVARNRLADTRLQLTEQLAENSGADLAQVAANLANQQTLFETSLAATAQVLRISFLSFLS, encoded by the coding sequence ATGCGCATCACCACCCAGATGATCGTGGATTCTGCAATTAGGCAGATGCAGCAGAACCACCGGAATCTCTTTGAGGCTCAAGAGGCGGTCTCTTCGGGCCGGAGCTTTTCGAAGCCCTCCCAGAACCCCATTGGGGCTGAACGGGAGATGAAACTCGTCAGCCTGCTGGATAGGCTCGATCAATTCGACAGGAGCGTAACGTCGGGGACTTCCTTTCTGCAAGAGAGCGAGAGGGCCCTGAGTCAGGTTTTCGAGCTTTTGTCGCAGGCCAAGGACTTGGCATTGACGCAGGTTACCGCGACGGCAGACAGCGTAAGCCGCGACATCGCCTCCCAGGAGGTCGGCTCCCTCTTACGGCAACTGCTGTCGGAGGCCAACACTCGCCAGGGTGATCGCTTTATCTTCGGGGGCTTCGAGACGGGTTCAGAGCCTTTCGACCTCGCAGGAACTTACAGCGGTGACAGCGGCTCAATTGCAATACGAATAGGTCCCCCGAACGATACCCTGAACATCAACTTTACAGGCGACAAGGTCTTCAATGGGACCGGCGGTGGCGTGGACCTATTCCAGACCCTAACGGACCTCCAGACGGCCCTTTCCAATAACGACACCAACGGGATAAACCTGGCCATAGAGCAGCTCGACCAAGGTATCGACCAGACCGTCTCTTTCCAGGCTCAGGCGGGCATTCGCCTCAATCGCCTGGAGGTGGCCAGGAATCGCCTGGCGGATACCCGTCTCCAATTGACGGAGCAGCTTGCGGAGAATTCCGGTGCCGACCTCGCCCAAGTGGCTGCTAATCTGGCCAACCAGCAGACTTTGTTCGAGACCTCCTTGGCAGCAACGGCGCAAGTGCTCCGGATTTCCTTCCTCTCCTTCCTAAGCTAG
- a CDS encoding tetratricopeptide repeat protein gives MGPPSWDSANGGRPAVVWKGPWSFAPTTRRPAYGWRCLLLKEGLLEEAEEAFLACDGTTHPTYWLKLGTIALRLGDLDLAEERFSAAAAVGLDSVQLYNNFGLLMARQGRWEEAERNYGLALERRPDMMESLLNMGHGLISQGRWREAAGFFLRALALEPELLDARLAAAAFAFGRGEVGRARELDD, from the coding sequence TTGGGGCCGCCCTCATGGGACTCGGCCAATGGGGGGAGGCCAGCGGTTGTCTGGAAAGGGCCCTGGAGCTTCGCCCCGACGACCAGGAGGCCCGCCTATGGCTGGCGATGTTTACTACTAAAGGAGGGCCTCCTGGAAGAAGCTGAGGAGGCATTTCTCGCCTGTGACGGGACAACCCACCCTACGTATTGGCTTAAGCTGGGGACCATCGCCCTCAGACTGGGCGACCTGGACTTAGCCGAGGAACGCTTCAGTGCGGCCGCCGCTGTAGGCCTCGACTCGGTCCAGCTGTATAACAACTTTGGCCTTCTGATGGCCCGCCAGGGGAGGTGGGAGGAGGCCGAGCGCAATTACGGGCTTGCCCTTGAGCGGCGGCCCGACATGATGGAATCCCTTCTAAACATGGGCCACGGCCTGATAAGTCAGGGCCGGTGGAGAGAGGCCGCGGGGTTTTTTCTCCGAGCCCTGGCCCTTGAGCCCGAGCTCCTGGACGCGCGCTTGGCGGCCGCCGCCTTTGCCTTCGGCAGGGGCGAAGTGGGGCGAGCCCGTGAGCTGGACGACTAG
- a CDS encoding glycosyltransferase family 2 protein has protein sequence MAGGRKRRKKRSEVSKKKPLLSLCVIVRDEEENLPGCLEDFGPVADQIVVVDTGSTDRTVDVARRYGAEVHHHPWQDDFSEARNWSLNYARGRMILWVDADDRLEPGVAETLRNELLANEGKAVYLVVRMLEPGGAITQSYQLRAFPNNPTIRFEGRVHEQATYAVERLKISAVHLPIEIIHTGYQDAEALRGKLLRNRKIVEEQIAQDPDDLFAHYMLARTLDGLGEDEASAQWCARLLDHPKALSETREFLLHAQAKLDSRGPR, from the coding sequence ATGGCAGGTGGCCGAAAGCGCCGCAAAAAGCGGTCCGAAGTCTCCAAGAAGAAGCCCCTTCTTTCCCTCTGCGTGATCGTTCGAGATGAAGAGGAAAATCTTCCGGGCTGCCTGGAGGACTTCGGGCCCGTCGCCGACCAGATCGTTGTGGTGGATACGGGCTCTACAGACCGCACCGTGGACGTCGCCCGACGCTACGGGGCCGAGGTCCACCATCACCCCTGGCAAGATGATTTCTCCGAGGCGAGGAACTGGTCGCTCAACTACGCCCGGGGCCGGATGATCCTTTGGGTGGACGCCGATGACCGGCTGGAGCCAGGGGTGGCCGAAACATTGCGGAACGAGCTCTTAGCCAACGAGGGCAAGGCCGTCTACCTCGTCGTCCGGATGCTTGAGCCCGGAGGCGCCATTACCCAAAGCTACCAGCTTCGCGCCTTCCCCAACAATCCGACGATTCGTTTTGAGGGCAGGGTTCATGAACAGGCGACCTATGCCGTCGAGCGGCTCAAGATTTCCGCTGTTCATCTGCCCATCGAGATAATCCATACAGGCTACCAGGACGCCGAGGCCTTAAGAGGCAAGCTCCTTAGAAACCGTAAGATTGTTGAAGAGCAGATTGCTCAGGACCCCGACGACCTATTTGCCCACTATATGCTGGCCCGCACCCTTGATGGGTTGGGAGAGGATGAAGCCTCTGCCCAGTGGTGCGCTCGTCTTCTGGACCATCCCAAAGCCCTCTCGGAGACGCGCGAGTTTCTCCTTCACGCCCAAGCCAAGCTTGATTCCCGTGGACCCAGGTGA